The Candidatus Binatia bacterium genomic interval TCGATCATGCCCTGCGCGGCCATGCGGCGGATCCAGCGGTCCGACTTGATGCTCATGCCGAAGCCGCCCTCAGCTCACCGCGACCTTGGGTGAGGCCCCGAACGCGCTCGCGAAGTCCTTGGCGAACTGATCGTACGGGCGCGCCTTCTTGCCCGTGATCCGCGCGTAGGCATCGGAGAAATCCGCGTCCTTGCCCGACCAGGAGAGCGAGAGGTCGAGGAACGCGTCCGCCAGCCACGGCGGCAGGACCGCGCGCATCCCCTCCCGCACCTGCTCGGCCGGGACTTCCTCGAAGCGCACGGGGCGATCGAGCGCGGCGCTGAGCTTCTCCGCGATCTGCGCGTGCGAGATCGACTCGGGTCCGGTCAGATCGTAGATGCGGCCGCTGTGTCCGTTCCCGGTGAGCACCGAAGTCGCGGCGGTAGCCACGTCACGGCTGTCGATCATCGGGCCCGCCCCGTCGCGCGAGACGCCGTACATGACGCCCTGGGCCGCGATGGTCGCCGCGTACATGAGGGTGTTCTGATAGAAGGCGTGCGGGCGGAGGATGGTGTACGAGAGCCCCGACCGCGAAAGGTTCTCGTCCACGTCGCCGTGGACCTTCAGCAGCAGATAGGGCGAGCCCTGCGAGGCGCCGCGCGCGGAGAGGCGCACGACGTGGCGGATGCCGGTCCGCTTGGCCGCTTCGAGCGCGTTTCCGTGAAGGGTTTCGACGTTCGGGTCCGGCGAGGAAACCAGGAAGAGCTTGTCGGCTCCTCGAAACGCGGGATCGAGCGTATGGGGTTTGGACAGATCGCCGACGACGACTTCGATGCCGGGCCCGGTGAGCCCCTTCACGCGGGCGGGATCCCGCACGAGGGCGCGAACGCGGATGCCGCGCGAGGAGAGCTGGCGCACGACTTCGCCGCCCGTCCGGCCGGCGGCGCCGGTGACGATGACCATGGGACTCCTCCTGAATCGCGATGTGGTTTGTTCGGGGGAGGCGGCCCTAATGATTGGCTGGAACGATGCCAATTACAAGGGGATATGTCGGGCGCGGCAAGAGCCGCGCCCAACCCTGGTTCTTACCGCACGAACGCGTGCGTGAACCCCACGAAGAGATTGGAGTCCGAAACCAGCTGAATGCCGTTCACCCGCTGATACACGGGGATCTGCACCAGGCCATACAGGTACGTCCCGCCGCCGCCCACGCGCATTCCCGGCGATAGATAGAGCGCCGTGCCGCCGGTGTTGCCCGCCTCGGCATCGGTCTTGCCGACGTCGTCCTTGGCGTGCACGCGAAGGTTGGTCTGCAGCAGGAAGGTTCCCCACGAGAAGGCCGGAGCCTCGGCCGCGAGGTGCGCCGTGACTTCGCTCCCCACGCGGTAGCGCTCGGTGCCGCGCCCGTTCCAGCGGCCGTTCACGCTCGCGCGGAGCGGAACGCCGCCGCGCCCTTGGAAGGCGGCCACGCGCAGATGCCACTCGGCGCCGGCGCCGCCCATGAAGTCCCACGAGCCGGTGCCGGGCCGGGCGGTGGGCTCGGGCTGATCGCCATCGATCTCCTGCACGTTGCGAACCCCGGTCGGGGCCTTCACGGCCGCGGTGAGGAAGCCGTGCATCCCGCTCCCCCCCAACCGCCGCGTGACCCCGGCCTCGAGATCGCCGATCCCGTGATACTTCCAGCGCAGATATTCCTGCTCTCCGAGGTCGTTGTGGATGTGCTCGTGCGTGCGGTCCACGTACGGGAGCGCGAGCGACGCGGTCCAGGCCGGCGACCAGCCGTAGGAGGCGCGGCCGATCGTGATCCGGTTGACCGTGCGCACTTCGTCCTCAGGAGACGCGATCTGGCCGACCACGGCGTCCTCGGTGCCGACCCGCGGCTGGGACTGGTCGATGTACTGCTGCGACAGCTCGAAATGGAAGGAGGCCTCATCCCAGCGGGCGGCCTGGTCCAGCGGACAGTTCTCGGCGCCGCAACTCGCCGCCGCGGGGGCGGCGGCGAAGGGAGCGAAACCAACGCAAAGTTGGGCGGCGAGCGCCGCGATGAAAAGACGCATGAAAAGCTCCTCGGAGCGGGTGCGAGTTCGGTTCGCGAACGAAAGCCGGAGGTGCGGCTACGCGCGAGGAGGCGGCGGTGTGAGCTCGGGAGGTACGGATTCGAGAAGGGACAAGGCGCCGGACGCGGCCGGTGCGCTGCCGGGACGCGGCATGACAAGGACGTTGGCGCGGAACACCATCGGATCGAGCCCGGGAAGGGTGATTCCCGGGAGGGCATGCCCGCATCCGAGGGCTCGGACGCAGGGCGCACCCGGGGCCTCGCCGCGCGGGCCC includes:
- a CDS encoding SDR family oxidoreductase, whose protein sequence is MVIVTGAAGRTGGEVVRQLSSRGIRVRALVRDPARVKGLTGPGIEVVVGDLSKPHTLDPAFRGADKLFLVSSPDPNVETLHGNALEAAKRTGIRHVVRLSARGASQGSPYLLLKVHGDVDENLSRSGLSYTILRPHAFYQNTLMYAATIAAQGVMYGVSRDGAGPMIDSRDVATAATSVLTGNGHSGRIYDLTGPESISHAQIAEKLSAALDRPVRFEEVPAEQVREGMRAVLPPWLADAFLDLSLSWSGKDADFSDAYARITGKKARPYDQFAKDFASAFGASPKVAVS